The Leucobacter viscericola sequence AGCAACCGAGGCGAGCGGATAGAAATCGGTGCAGTCACCCGCCGCATAAATCGAAGGGATCGCAGTGCGCGCCACCTTGTTCACGCGAATGTGCCCACTCTCGGTGAGCTGCACACCGGCCTCTTCGAGCCCAAGATTCGCCGTGTTCGGGATCGAGCCCACCGCCATGAGGCAGTGCGATCCCTCGACAGTGCGGCCGTCTTCCAGGGCCACGACAACGCCGTTCTCCGTGCGGGTGACCGACTCGGCGCGGGACTTCGACATCACGTTCATGCCGAGCCGCGCGAACTCGCGCTCAATAACGGCAGCGGCGTCGGGATCCTCACCCGGCAGCACCTGGTCACGGCTCGACACGAGCGTAACCTCCGCACCGAGGGTGCGGTAAGCGTTCGCGAACTCCGCGCCAGTCACACCCGAGCCCACCACAACGAGGTGCTCCGGGATCGCGGGCAGATCATAGAGCTGTTTCCAGTTCAGGATCCGCTCACCGTCTGGCTTTGCCGAGTCGAGTTCACGAGGGCTCGCACCCACGGCCAGCACAATCGTGTCGGCCTCGATGCGATCAAAGTCGGTGCCGCCGGATCCGGCGGAGGTTGAAACCAGCACGGCGCCGACGCCGTCGAGGCGCCCCTCGCCCTGCACAACGTGCACTCCTGCAGATTCGAGAGTCTGCAACATGTCGACCGACTGGGCTCCAGCCATCGCCATGAGTCGCTTGTTGACCGCAGCGAGGTTGACGGCAATCTCGGGGCGCACAGGCTTGCCGTCTCCCCCGGGAACAAACGCTTGCACACCAAGCCGCCCAGAGTCACGAACCGCCTGCACGGCACCCGCCGTGCCAATCAGGCTCTTCGAGGGCACAACGTCAGTGAGCACCGCTGCTCCGCCGACACCGGCCCGCTCGATCAGCGTGACATCGGCTCCCTGCTGGGCGCCGGCGAGAGCCGCCTCGTAGCCGCCAGGGCCACCTCCGAGCACAACGATCCGATGCTTGCGTTCATGCGATTTGGCCATGACTCCAAGCTTACGCTGCTATACCTACTTGAGTCCCTTCGCGTTGTAGCGGTAGAGGAACGCCGCCATCGCTTCTCGCGAAACGGCATTCGACGGTCCAAAAGTTCCGTCTGCATTACCCGTGGTAATTCCGACGGACTTAAGCCAGGCGATCTGCTTGTAGAACTTATGAGTCTTCGGAACATCAGAGAATGGCGCGGCAGTAGGGGTAAAGGTTGGACTACCCGCGTATCGGTACAAGAACGCAGCCATCGCCTCTCGCGAAACAGCATCTTTAGGCTTAAATGTGCCGTCCGCATTACCCGTGGTGATCTTTTCGCTACTCATCCACATGATGTAGGTGTAAAAGCGTTGAGATTTAGGGACATCGGAGAACGTCTTGGCGGTTGCGGGTACCTTGAAGTTCCTGACTTTTCTCATCCGGAACAGGAATGCCGACATGGCTTCTCGTGAAATTGATTCCCCTGGCCTAAAAGAACCATCTGCGTATCCACTAGAGATCTTCCGATTCACAAGCCACATTATTTCCTTGCGGAACTTGTGGCTCGTTGGGACGTCGTAACCAACCGTCGTTGTACGCCATTCAGAGGCGACGGTCGATGTCTCCTCAATCATTCTCGCCGCGTTAGACTGCCAAGTGTTTCCTGAGACAAAATTCGGGTAACCTCTGAAGGTCTTCCATGGGCTCGCAAATTGTTGGGACTCTGCGCACGGGGTATTCCAATTGCACTGATAAGACATGATGTCCCGTGCGGCACCGGGAACCGCATACCCGTGTATGTACCCCTCGTCGCCATAAGTAACATTGGAATGATCAGGGTCATGATTCGCCCCGAGATTGTGACCTACTTCATGGGCAAAGGCGAAGTGCGGACATTGCACCCCGCCCCTAATGGCGTCCTGTGTAGCGACAACATTGAAACCATAACTGGCATCATAGGCAAGCTGGCCAATGTTCTTATTGTACTTTCCTTGCCCGGCCCTCCAAGCCACCCCGCAGGTGTAGGAATAGTTGTCCTTGGTTGACGAGGTTGGCACAATCATCGAAACAATGTCAGCACCGAGTTCGTTTCGTCGGCTGTGAACATTGGCAAAAACACCTTTGCCCCTATCAAGGGCTTTAAGATCCTCCCCCATATCCCACAGATTTTGGGAAAAGCTCACACCCATTGCCCCCAATAGGCGCAATCGAGTCCTAATACCGGAGTATTCGAACGCAGCGTTGGCTTCGCCAATTAGACCCCTCATCTGACCCTCTGCCACCGCGGCTCCGCCAATCCCGTTTGCCGCTACGGCCAGTACCGTAACTTCGTAGTTTGGCGCCTTCGCTGCTTTGTAAGCTGCAGAGCCAGGCACTAAGGGCACGCCATTATCTTCATACTCCGGGGCATCCAACTCTAGTTCCCCATCCTTCGGTGGGGCATCGTCATCAACAAACGTGCGTTCCACGCCAGGTGTATTCGATGAAACTTCATCTATTTGGTAGAGCGTTTCTCCCGTTGCTTCAACACGAATGCTGTCTTCTCCTGTCGAGTTGATACTCGCGGAAAGCTGATATTCGCCCGCGTCGTCTGGAGAGAACACGAAGGATGCGAGTGAAGTATTCCCACCCCCTACACTTTCATCACCTAGCACTTCGACGACTGGCTGTGAGCCTCCATCCAGCGGAGCCATCACCGCGACCTCTCGAATGTTGATATGCCGAATCTCGCCATCAAAGGCTTGAAAGTCAAAGCTTTCTGCAGATGAGACCACCGTGCGTTCAGCTAGATCGCCTGATTTCAAATCGCTTTCGGCAACTAGCGCGTGAAGCGCAGCACCTGCATCAAAATCAACAAGTCGAGAACGCTGGGCTTCACCGGATAGATTCTGCCCTTCGCTATTCATTCCCGCAGTTGGGCTCTCGTCCAAGAACCACGTTTCGTCCGAAGGTTCAGTAATCTGAATTGAATCTTTTGACCCCGAATCGCCGCTACTATCATCCACCTCTGGACCCTCAAGGGGCGATTCTGCTTGTGTTTTCTCGCTACCAGTCGAATCCTCGGCTGCCGAGTCAGAAGAATCTTCCGCATTTGCTGGATTCGGCACGGCAAATCCTGATAATCCAATCATCAACGGCACAAAGAGAAAGAATGTGATCGATCTTTGTCTAGGATGACAAAACTTTGAAGTCATTCTTCAAATTTAATGAATTTATTTATATATTGTCAAACTCACTTGCTTAGATGCATTTTCCCCTGTTAGCTTTGGCAACTATGAGCGCATCCTCAATTTTCAGTCTTCCAGCGGTTGCCGCAATCGTCTTCGCCGCCACTGGATTACTACCTGCTTCAGAACTACCCGAATCTCCCCTTCCTAATACTGAGGTGTCGGGCGAAAGTCCTTTGGAACAGAAAACCTTCAGCGTTCCCGAAACTGATTCAGGCGAGCGTCACGTATCTCCTGATGGTTCTAAGCTCGACTCCGTCGGTCCAGATTCACAAGTCATGGCCGAAGCCCCGTTGCTCGCAGTGCCAGGCGTAGCGCTCTCCGCTGGTTTCACCATCGCCCCGAACTCCACAAGCCCGGGGGGCACCGTGCAAATCAGCGGATCCTGCGGTGAGAGCTCAAGCCCACCAGACAGCATCAATGCAGACTTTTCCCACCAGACACTGACGAATGACACAGACGGAGAAACCTACTTTTCTTTCGATCTACCGGTCGGTTCAGATGGGTACGTGGCACACTCGATTCACATTCCGTTGACAGCGAGTGCTGGAGAGTACACCGTCAGGTATAGCTGCTTCTACGACGACACTGGTATGAAAATTCCCGGCGCGAATTTCACAATACTTGGTTCGGAAACCCCGCCCCCCACGGAGGCGCCTCGCTCTACAGCCCAACCGACCCCAGCGCAGAAGCCCGAGGAACTCGCAAAAACGGGAAATCAACCGCGGCAAACCGGCACCATCTTGGCGACGGTTTTAGCTCTGGCGGGATCCTTGTTACTTACCCGCGCGGCCGCACTCAGGAAGCGCGCACACGTTTAATCAGAAGAACCGAAGCAGTCCCGCGCGCAGTTCGGGTCGCAGAAGCGGGGCAACCGCTTTTTCAGGCGACGATCGAAACTGCGCCAGTATCCCTGCATGACCACGTTCTCGCGGCACCCCGTCCAGAGGTGAAAGTTGCGATCCACGCCGCTGTCTGGCCACAACCACTCGTCGAACCAGGCGTCGACGGCGGTCTCCAAGGCGACTCCCGGATCCTGCTCAACAGTGGCGCGTGATCCCGCACACAACCAGGTTGCCGCGACGTTTACCGGCAGAGGCAGCGGCTCGATCTGGGCCTTATCGGAGGCTTCAATGAAGACCTGCCCGTAGGCGGTCTCGGGCAGGTTCTGCAGCCACTCGCGAATCTCATCAAGATCGCCCGCGTCACCCGCGGCGAGTACGCAATCGAGTCCGTCAGGGTCGACGACAGAGGTGACCTCTGAACCGTCTGAATCGAATGCCTGCACACCTCTATATTAGGGCATCCTAAGTTACATCGGGTGAACTCTCGGCATTCGGTCAGTGTCGCTGTTTGCGGGCCCGCTCGGCGCCAAAATGTTTGCTCAGGCCGCACCGCAAGCACAGTCGCAAACCGCAACGTACCTGACCCGGCATTTGAAACGACGTAAGATCGACAATCAGAACTCCACGCAATACCCATTAACGCCGATGTTGGAAGGACAGTCGTCAATGACGAGGATCGACTCCGCTCACGAAACACTTACAGAGGAATTTCGGGGTACCGGTTCGATTTCCGACGACATCGCGGAGCCTCGCGCGACGCAAGCCGACCCGGGCAGTGTTCTCGAACGGGATCCCGGAATGCCGTCGAGCACCTGGCGCCTCCGCAGCGATGCCTGGGAGTATCTGCGATTCGGCGTGAAGCGTCTCGCGCTCGGCAACGACGACACCGACACGCTCACCCCAGACAGTGAGATCTACCGCTCGCTGCGCTCGCTCGAGACCATCGAGATGTACTGGGCCGGCTTCGGTCAGCGATATGTGACCGGGATTACAGACCTGCTCGAAACCGGCGACTACGTCACCGCACTCGACCGCATCGGTCGAGTCGTCAACCGCCTGCGCGGCGACACGGTTCCCGAGGACCCCCGCGAAGAGTTCATTGACGAACTCGATCGCCTGGAGACCAGCGGCGACGGCGATCCTCGCCCCCGCTTCGAGGTGCTCGTGGTCGACGAGACCACAGCGGCCGACCGCGACACGATGCGCGCGGAGGCTCTACGCCTGCGTAATCCGGCCGACGACTTTATCTACGAGTACGTCATCGTCCCCTCCGCCGACGATGCTGTTGCCGCCATTCTCACCAACCCCAACATTCTCGCCTGCGTCGTGCGCCCAGGCTTCAGCGACCGCACTCGACAGAGCCTCAGCAAAGACCTCAAAGAGGCCATCGGTCTCGCCCGCACCGACTCAGAGAACACCAACACGATTGCTCCAGCGCGCAGTTCCCTCGCTTCGGTGCAGCGGGTGCTGGGGATCGCCGACACACTCGCCGCGATCCGCCCCGAGCTCGATCTCTATCTCATGGCGGGCGCACACATCGAAGAGCTCGCCGGGGCACTGACCCGCCGCTTCCGTCGTGTGTTCAGGCGCGAGGATCAGCTGGAGCTTCACCTCACGCTCCTTCGCCGTGTCTCTCACCTCTACGACACCCCGTTTTTCAGCGCGATTCAGGATCACGCACGGCGCCCCGTCGGGGTCTTCCATGCACTGCCGGTGGCGCGTGGTGGCTCCGTAGTATCGTCCAAATGGATCAAGGATCTCGAGACGTTTTACGGCCTGAACCTGTTGCTCGCCGAAACCTCGGCAACCTCGGGCGGGCTCGATTCACTGCTCGCACCGGTCGGCACCATCAAGAAGGCTCAGGATCTTGCCGCGCGTGCATACGGTGCAAAGCACACGTTCTTCGTGACGAACGGCACGTCAACCGCCAACAAGATTGTGCACCAGGCGCTGGTCGCGCCGAACGACGTGGTGATGGTTGACCGCAACTGCCACAAGTCCCACCACCACGCGGTGATGCTCACAGGAGCAAGGCCCGCCTACCTCGAGGCCTACCCGCTGAACGATTTCGCCTTCTATGGCGCAGTTCCAATCAACCGCATCAAACAGATGCTGCTCGATTACCGTGCGGCGGGCCGCCTCGACGAGGTGCGAATGATCACCCTCACCAACTGCACGTTCGACGGGATTGTCTACGATCCCGAGCGCGTGATGGCCGAGTGCCTCGCGATTAAACCCGACCTCGTGTTCCTCTGGGACGAAGCGTGGTTTGCGTTCGCGGCGTTCCACCCGGTCACCCGCCGCCGCACCGCAATGTCGGCGGCTAAGCGCCTGGAAGATCGCCTGAAGAGTTCCACGCACGCAGCCGCGTACCGCGAACAGCAGTCGCGGTTGTTCAAGACTGACGGCGATCCTGCCCCCGATTCGGCTTGGTTGTCCGAGCGGCTGATCCCCTCGCCCGATGCGCACATTCGCGTTTACGCAACGCAGTCGACGCACAAGACGCTCACTGCGCTCCGTCAGGGCTCAATGATCCACGTCTATGACCAGGACTGGGTGCGTGAGGCTGAAGAGTCGTTCCACGAGGCGTACATGACCCACACCTCGACCTCACCGAACTACCAGATCCTCTCTTCGCTCGACATCGGCCGCCGCCAGGTGGAGCTCGAGGGCTTCGAGCTTGTGCAGCGCCAGCTCGATCTCGCGACGAGCCTCGCCCAGGCGATCGCACGTCACCCGCTGCTGAGGCGCACGTTCCGCGTGCTCACGGCGCACGATCTGATCCCCGCGGAGCACCGCGAGGTTGGCCGCCCGATGCCGCTGCGCGACGGGCTGACGAGCATGTGGCAGGCGTGGGCCAACGACGAGTTTGTAGTTGATCCGTCGCGCATCACGATCGAGATCAGCCGCACCGGCGTTGACGGTGACACGTTCAAGCACGAGCACTTGATGGACCGTTACGGCATCCAAGTCAACAAAACCAGCCGTAACACGGTGCTGTTCATGACAAACATCGGCACCTCGCGCAGCGCGGTCGCGTACCTCATCGAGGTGCTCGTCAAGCTCGCTGATCGTTTTGAAGAGGAGCAGGCGCAGCGTGATCCCGAGCTGCCCGGCGACCTATCAGTGCCTTCTCCTCCCCTGCCAGACTTCAGCGCGTTTGCGCCGGGCTACGCGACCGACGCTGTGTTGCCGGACGGCGACCTGCGGGCGGCGTTCTTCAACGGGCAGCGGCGCGGCACGGTCGAGCACGTCTCCCCCGAAGCGCTGCGCGAGCGGGTGCGCACCGGCGAAAAGCCGGTCTCGGCCGGCTTCGTGACGCCGTATCCTCCGGGATTCCCGGTGCTGGTTCCGGGTCAGGTCATCACGTCGGAGGTGCTCGACTTTTTGGCGGCGCTAGATACCCGTGAGATCCACGGCTTCGACGCCCGCCGCGGGTATCGGGTGCTGCGGGGGTAGACACTTGCAACCCGAGTGGACAAATTGCGAGAGAAGCTTCAACTTAGCTAGAAAGTTGCGCGATTGACAAAAGTGGAGCCAACCACCGAGAGCTATTCAAAGCCATTGAACGGGAGAAAGCTCTTTAAGCTTCTGAGCGCAAGCAAAACAAGAATTGCGTCAAGTACAGCTCGCACACGATGCTCTGCACATCCTCCATCGATCTCTGGAATCCCGGCTATTACACCCGAAGAGGGGAAGTCAGCCTTTAAACTCGGTTCGATCATTGTGCCCTTGGTTTTTACGGTATTCAGTGCACAATTCATATTGATGTCAGACAAGGAATTGGGGTCAATTGGAAAATTATTTAACCCCGAAAAGATTTTTCTGAGCACAGATTTTATTACAACAACACAATTCTCACTTGCGGTTTTGATATGGACAATACTTATTTTCACAGCGCTTCTGAACAAGGGTCGTCAGCAATACCTTGTCCGTTATCGGCTCCGCGCTCCGATTCTTGCTCTCCTCGCGATCATGAACATCATGACGGTCCTCTGCATAGCCGCACTTTTTATCGACTGGAACAATTCAGATGGAGAGTCGCATTCAGAATCAGTCATTCTCACACTGGTCGTCATACTGATCACGATCACGACAATGGCTGCGGCTTGGAGCATTGAGTTTAAGAACTCAGCCCTCACTGGCACTTTTACGCAGGCCAAACATCTTTGGTTGAAATCGCACGGTCGCTATATTTCACAAAGCATCAACAAGAAAAGAAGAAAGCTGCCTCTCGCCGTTCAGAACCAAGCGCGAGATGTACAGAGAAGCGTTGGTTTTTCACGATTTAAGTCGTCCCTCTACGCAACTATCAGTTTTGGGAGTTTGGTCGCACTCCTAAGTGGCCTAGAAGACGATGGAACAAATACGTCGCCTGGAGAAGTCGCCGCCATCCAGTGGGAAGCACCGCCCGCTTGGATACTCATTTTGTTATTCGTCTTGACAGGACTACTTTTTTTCGGGATCTCCTACACTCCCATACTTGGATCTCAACTAATCAGGTTACTTCGGAAGTGGCTCAAGAAATCACCTGGAAGTGTCGACAAGAAGGAAGTTACCAGTTTTCCCACCACGAGTGTTGTTTGCGTGTATATGGGCTTCCTCCCTCTCTTCCTCTTTGTTCCAGCCTCTACAGCATTCCCCAGCCTCTTTTCAACGCTAGCCCTTCTCACGTTTGCTTGGGTTGTTGTAACTACTGTCTTCTTCTACGGATTCGTCTTAACTTTTGATCCAACGGTTTACGACCTTAGGAAAACAGTAAATTCAAGCAGGAAATCTGAGCTGAGTCAGAGACCTCCGAAGAAGCGAGCCCCTCGCACCAAGGCATTGAACTTCTGGTTGCAATTTCTTTACGCTGAAGCGGATATCAAATGGGGCCTTCGCAGCAGAGAACTCCGTCGACTACGTGAACGATTTTGCCTAAGCCAACAGATGTTCGAGCCGAAAAAAAGCCACTGTCCAATCAGCGGAAGACAATTCTCCGGCGGACAACCGCCCCAAACCGCAGGAGAAGCCACTATCATCCAGCGGGATTACGCTCCCCAGAAAACCAGCCAGGACTTACAACGTGGCAGTTTGTTCGTGAAATTTTCCCACAAAAGCCCCTGAGCACATGACTCGCCCAACTCCTCCGCGACGAAACTCAGACGCTAGAGTTGCTGCTCAACCCAAGAACGATTCTGTAGCGCCAGCCCGAAGTGTGCCGCCGCTTTGGCAAGCTCTTCATCAAAGGTTGCGAGTTGAGATCCTGTGGCGAGCGCGGCATCAAGCACGCAGCAGTCGGGCATTTTGAGACCAGTGCTTACTCGGATTTCCGCAAGACGAAGGCCAGAACCCTCAATGGGTGCCCATTCCTCGACCCCCATAGCTAATAGCTCACGCTCTTTAAGTTCACCCGAGCCGCGACGCACTGGCCCGACCAGTACCTCAGCCTTTGTGAGAGGGTGCAGCAGCAAGTGTTCGTCTAGGCAGGCCATCAAAACCTCTCGGGCCCTCAGATGGTGCACATCGTTCGCGTTTCCGAGCGCAATCAGCACACTCGCGTCAAGCACGATCACTCGGGCCAGTCCTCTCGAAGCCGTTCAAGGTAGCCTGCTTCGTACACGCCTGTCAGGCTTCCAGCGAAGGCTTCCAGCGCAGCCTCGCGTCGTTTGGCCTCGGCGCTTCGCAACTGCAGCCGCTCCTCTTCGATCGAGTGCGCCCCTCTAATGAGCAGCTCTCTCACCCGCTCCGAGTTTCTCAGATCGGGCCACGTCAAACGAGCGACCTCAAGCGCCCGAGCAACCTCGGGCGTTTCAGTCACTTGGAATCTTGGCAGTGTGGTGGGCATACTGAAAGTGTACCACCGGGGCTACAAGTGCAACACTCTGAATTGCACCCTAAACTATCCGCATGACTGAATCGCAGGATCCGCGCGCGCTCGCCCAACAGGCCGCAGACACAATCGCCGAGTTGACCGGGGTCGAGCGGCACGACATCGCGCTGACGCTCGGCAGCGGCTGGGGCAAGGCGGCCGACGTGATCGGCGAGACCGTCGCCGTGGTGCCCGCCGAGCAGGTGCCCGGGTTCCACACGTCGGGTGTGCCGGGTCACTCGGGCACACTGCGCTCGATCCGACTCGCAAACGGCAAACACGCCCTCATCATCGGAGCACGCACCCACCTCTACGAGGGCAAAGGGGTGCGCGCGGTCGTTCACGGTGTGCGCACGGCGGCCGCGGCCGGGGCTGGCATCATGATCCTCACGAACGGCGCGGGCGGAGTCGATCCCGCTTTCCGCGCCGGCGAGGCGGTGCTCATCAGCGATCACCTCAACCTGACCGCAACCTCCCCGCTCGAGGGCGCGAACTTCACCGACCTCACTGATCTCTATACCCCTCGCCTGCGCGACATCGCCCGCTCAGCCGAACCCTCACTGCAGGAGGGTGTCTACGTCCAGCTGCCCGGTCCGCACTATGAGACTCCCGCCGAGATCCACTACCTGCGCACCATCGGCGGACAGATCGTGGGTATGTCGACCACACTCGAGGCGATCGCTGCACGCGAGGCCGGCATGGAGATTCTCGGCTTCTCACTCATCACAAACCCGGCCGCGGGCATGGGCGATCCGCTTAGCCACGAGGAGGTCCTTGAAGAGGGCCGCGCCGCCGAGCCGCACCTCGCGGAACTACTCAAACGGGTGGTTGCCCTGTTGTAATGCAGTGCTGG is a genomic window containing:
- a CDS encoding NAD(P)H-quinone dehydrogenase, encoding MAKSHERKHRIVVLGGGPGGYEAALAGAQQGADVTLIERAGVGGAAVLTDVVPSKSLIGTAGAVQAVRDSGRLGVQAFVPGGDGKPVRPEIAVNLAAVNKRLMAMAGAQSVDMLQTLESAGVHVVQGEGRLDGVGAVLVSTSAGSGGTDFDRIEADTIVLAVGASPRELDSAKPDGERILNWKQLYDLPAIPEHLVVVGSGVTGAEFANAYRTLGAEVTLVSSRDQVLPGEDPDAAAVIEREFARLGMNVMSKSRAESVTRTENGVVVALEDGRTVEGSHCLMAVGSIPNTANLGLEEAGVQLTESGHIRVNKVARTAIPSIYAAGDCTDFYPLASVAAMQGRTAIMHALGDFVRPIDLRNVAANVFTYPEIATVGWNASSLAEARDVAQAIEHTIPLSLNPRAKMIGFTDGFVKLFAWKASGTVIGGVIVAHRASELIFPLALAVEHRLTVDQVASAFAVYPSMTGAITDAARALHQH
- a CDS encoding S-layer homology domain-containing protein, with amino-acid sequence MTSKFCHPRQRSITFFLFVPLMIGLSGFAVPNPANAEDSSDSAAEDSTGSEKTQAESPLEGPEVDDSSGDSGSKDSIQITEPSDETWFLDESPTAGMNSEGQNLSGEAQRSRLVDFDAGAALHALVAESDLKSGDLAERTVVSSAESFDFQAFDGEIRHINIREVAVMAPLDGGSQPVVEVLGDESVGGGNTSLASFVFSPDDAGEYQLSASINSTGEDSIRVEATGETLYQIDEVSSNTPGVERTFVDDDAPPKDGELELDAPEYEDNGVPLVPGSAAYKAAKAPNYEVTVLAVAANGIGGAAVAEGQMRGLIGEANAAFEYSGIRTRLRLLGAMGVSFSQNLWDMGEDLKALDRGKGVFANVHSRRNELGADIVSMIVPTSSTKDNYSYTCGVAWRAGQGKYNKNIGQLAYDASYGFNVVATQDAIRGGVQCPHFAFAHEVGHNLGANHDPDHSNVTYGDEGYIHGYAVPGAARDIMSYQCNWNTPCAESQQFASPWKTFRGYPNFVSGNTWQSNAARMIEETSTVASEWRTTTVGYDVPTSHKFRKEIMWLVNRKISSGYADGSFRPGESISREAMSAFLFRMRKVRNFKVPATAKTFSDVPKSQRFYTYIMWMSSEKITTGNADGTFKPKDAVSREAMAAFLYRYAGSPTFTPTAAPFSDVPKTHKFYKQIAWLKSVGITTGNADGTFGPSNAVSREAMAAFLYRYNAKGLK
- a CDS encoding SIP domain-containing protein, which gives rise to MQAFDSDGSEVTSVVDPDGLDCVLAAGDAGDLDEIREWLQNLPETAYGQVFIEASDKAQIEPLPLPVNVAATWLCAGSRATVEQDPGVALETAVDAWFDEWLWPDSGVDRNFHLWTGCRENVVMQGYWRSFDRRLKKRLPRFCDPNCARDCFGSSD
- a CDS encoding aminotransferase class I/II-fold pyridoxal phosphate-dependent enzyme, which encodes MPSSTWRLRSDAWEYLRFGVKRLALGNDDTDTLTPDSEIYRSLRSLETIEMYWAGFGQRYVTGITDLLETGDYVTALDRIGRVVNRLRGDTVPEDPREEFIDELDRLETSGDGDPRPRFEVLVVDETTAADRDTMRAEALRLRNPADDFIYEYVIVPSADDAVAAILTNPNILACVVRPGFSDRTRQSLSKDLKEAIGLARTDSENTNTIAPARSSLASVQRVLGIADTLAAIRPELDLYLMAGAHIEELAGALTRRFRRVFRREDQLELHLTLLRRVSHLYDTPFFSAIQDHARRPVGVFHALPVARGGSVVSSKWIKDLETFYGLNLLLAETSATSGGLDSLLAPVGTIKKAQDLAARAYGAKHTFFVTNGTSTANKIVHQALVAPNDVVMVDRNCHKSHHHAVMLTGARPAYLEAYPLNDFAFYGAVPINRIKQMLLDYRAAGRLDEVRMITLTNCTFDGIVYDPERVMAECLAIKPDLVFLWDEAWFAFAAFHPVTRRRTAMSAAKRLEDRLKSSTHAAAYREQQSRLFKTDGDPAPDSAWLSERLIPSPDAHIRVYATQSTHKTLTALRQGSMIHVYDQDWVREAEESFHEAYMTHTSTSPNYQILSSLDIGRRQVELEGFELVQRQLDLATSLAQAIARHPLLRRTFRVLTAHDLIPAEHREVGRPMPLRDGLTSMWQAWANDEFVVDPSRITIEISRTGVDGDTFKHEHLMDRYGIQVNKTSRNTVLFMTNIGTSRSAVAYLIEVLVKLADRFEEEQAQRDPELPGDLSVPSPPLPDFSAFAPGYATDAVLPDGDLRAAFFNGQRRGTVEHVSPEALRERVRTGEKPVSAGFVTPYPPGFPVLVPGQVITSEVLDFLAALDTREIHGFDARRGYRVLRG
- a CDS encoding type II toxin-antitoxin system VapC family toxin, translating into MIVLDASVLIALGNANDVHHLRAREVLMACLDEHLLLHPLTKAEVLVGPVRRGSGELKERELLAMGVEEWAPIEGSGLRLAEIRVSTGLKMPDCCVLDAALATGSQLATFDEELAKAAAHFGLALQNRSWVEQQL
- a CDS encoding purine-nucleoside phosphorylase, which codes for MTESQDPRALAQQAADTIAELTGVERHDIALTLGSGWGKAADVIGETVAVVPAEQVPGFHTSGVPGHSGTLRSIRLANGKHALIIGARTHLYEGKGVRAVVHGVRTAAAAGAGIMILTNGAGGVDPAFRAGEAVLISDHLNLTATSPLEGANFTDLTDLYTPRLRDIARSAEPSLQEGVYVQLPGPHYETPAEIHYLRTIGGQIVGMSTTLEAIAAREAGMEILGFSLITNPAAGMGDPLSHEEVLEEGRAAEPHLAELLKRVVALL